ATCAGAACGCTATATCCGTATTGCTCCATGTAGTTCTCGCTGGGCTTGGTTGAATATAGGATACACAGCCGTTATACGATCCCGTAATCAAAAAGATAAACTTGGCCCCAGAACATTTTTCCAGTCCTAAATCAGATTCTTTGACCCTAATCCCAACATCAAAACACGTTGCGACGGGGCTCACTTCGGAAACCTGTATTCATTCAGACCCACTCCATTTTGGACTGTTGGTTTCGCTGCACAGATTGAAAAGTGAATCGAAGACGAATCCTATCGCAGAAACGCGAGGCGGCAAGTACCTGTACAACTGGATTGGCCGTTTCTGATGAGAAGTTATAGTTTTAAGATTTCCGTGGCGATGGCGTTCGAAAAATATAGATACAAAATTACAGCGGGCAAATGCATTTGGAGGCATTTATGGTGCTAATCAAGCTGTGGCAATTTCCAACAGGATTTCTTTTATGAGGATATTTTGTGAAGTCCGCCATACAGGAGGTCGTCTATTCGAGTTTTTTCGTAGACCATGAAGGAACAGACACAACATCGCGAGGCACCACCCCTGAAAAAGGTGGCCATTGTTGGTGCAGGCATTTCGGGTTTAGGTGCAGCATGGGCACTGAGCAAGCAACCTGAGCAATTCGATTTTCGGGTATTCGAAGCGCAAGATCAGATCGGAGGCAATGCAATTACCGCAGATATGCCACAAGATGACGGAACCTCCATTCCATTTGATATCTCCGTGACGGCATGTATCCCGTCTGTATACCATCACATCTTGCTTTTTATGGAGCAGCATGGGATCGAGTTACTTGACACCAAATTCAGTTACAGTGTGCAGTATTATGGCGAAGTCTATGCGCACGACTTTGATTCCGAAATCAGTCGACAGCTGGGACCGGAAATCAGGAAATTCCAGAAACTCTTAAAACGTTTGCAGTGGATCGGTCAACTGAATCGTACCCGATCCAAATTTCTGAATGCACTGAATCCGTTCAACTACATCAGTATGAGGGTTATCCTCAATCTGGGTGGCTTTTCGGGTGATTTTAGATACAAGGTTCTCAAACCCATGTTTGTCAATTTCTTGATGGCCACGAACGTATTCGATATGCCTGCATCCATGTTTTGCCGCTATCTGGAATTCTTTAATATCGAACGCGCAACACCGATGCAAACGTGGGATCGGGGTACGCGGCGGATATACGAGAAAATGGCCGAACCATTCAAGGATAAAATATACT
The nucleotide sequence above comes from Rhodothermaceae bacterium. Encoded proteins:
- a CDS encoding NAD(P)-binding protein is translated as MKEQTQHREAPPLKKVAIVGAGISGLGAAWALSKQPEQFDFRVFEAQDQIGGNAITADMPQDDGTSIPFDISVTACIPSVYHHILLFMEQHGIELLDTKFSYSVQYYGEVYAHDFDSEISRQLGPEIRKFQKLLKRLQWIGQLNRTRSKFLNALNPFNYISMRVILNLGGFSGDFRYKVLKPMFVNFLMATNVFDMPASMFCRYLEFFNIERATPMQTWDRGTRRIYEKMAEPFKDKIYLNRPVRKVYREPSGLIVEDQNRKTETFDEVIFACNANQTLMILDQPSYLERYILSSIRYESELHNHTVIHSDASILPNNDTKPLTTRSNYIKQYGARPDNYEITYIMHNQQPWASHSDKPCLVTYNATSKIDEDRIVKTWWFQHIVHDVKHLAFLVPLFGFIQGKKHTWHCGAHTLINSQETCFVTGLAAARQIGAEYPFHDAEARKWFNFYGRMLYGWRFRKAKSTSGRN